The window CCTATAACCTATAATTTAAAAGTAATTTTTCTGCCGATTCTTATAGTAAATAACACAGATGCACACGCAAGTAACAAGGTAATTCCTAGTGCAATCGTCCATACATGAAAGTCTGTAACCATTTCACCTAGCAATGGTCTTCTAATAATCTCTAACATATAGTAAATCGGATTAAGTTGATATATAATGCCATAGTTTTTTTCAGCAAGAATGTCAGGTTTCCATACAATTGGGGTTACATAAAAAAAACCTTGTATTATCAGTCCTTGAAGTGGGGCATAATCCCGTATATGTGTATTAATTAATGCTGCCAATGTTGCTAAAGAAATACCAAATACTAACCATATAATAAGGGCAGGAACTACCATAAGCATAAAATAATTAAAATTCTCTGGGCTTATAAATAAATATACAATAAAAAATGCACCCAAACCAAATAACAGATTTGTAAATTCCACAAGTGCTGTCCTAATTGGAAAAATCTCAATTGGTGTCTGTGTCTGCTTAATATAACCTTGCGCAGAAATAAATGAAGTTGTTCCTCCTTGTGCACATGCTGAAATATACAACCATGGGATTAATCCTGAAAACAAATAAGGTACAAAGACTTTCATTGATATGCCCCATAATAAAGAGAAAACAGTTCCAATTATTGCTACCAAACCTAATGGGGTAACTAATGACCAAGCTATACCAAGTATAGTACCACGATATCTATTTTTAAGGTCTCTACTCACCAAACTAAACAGTATGTATCTACCATTATATATATTTTTAAAATATCTCAAGAGTTTCCAGCCTCTCCGTGATAATATTAGTGCCGTGCTTTTTCCAAGATTTTTTGCAATAAAACTTTGGCGGAATTCAATCCTTCTCTTTTAATTAAATTTATCAATTTATAAGCCCAATAGTTTTTATTACAACATGAAATACATACATCCTGTTCCAAAATGCTAGGAGCCTTATATTCAGTTAGTTCAGGGAATGCTCTGCAAACATCATTAGATATCGTAGTTAGGTTAAATTGTTCTCTAACCTGTTTTAACACATTATTCTTTATTCTTAGCAAATGATTAGGATTCTGAATTAAATATGAAATAGCATTAATCCATTGATGTTTATCGTTATCTGTCAACATTCCATTTATATTATTTACTACAATTCTTTTATAGGGTTCAACATTAGAATACACTCCGGCTATTCCTAGAGCTCCATATTCTAAGAACTTATTAAAATATTTACATGCATGAAAATCTGTTTGTGGTAAAGGAGCTAGCCCAATATCCCATTTTAATGAATGCATCCTCTCTGAATATTTATCATGTAATGTTTCATACGGTAGATAAATCACTGGATAATCAACATGAAAACTAGGTTTTACTCCAAAAAACTGAAATTCAATTCTATCTGAAAATCTATCATAAATATCTTTAATAGGTGCTTCTAAAAAAGTGTCGATAAAGTATTTATGATCCAAACCTCCAGCAAATCCTATTTTAATTTTGTCTTGTATTTTATCAATATTTATATCCATATCTGCTAGTAATGCCGGTGCATCTAATTTTGATGCTTTTTGAAAAAAACATTTATATTTATCCAACAATAGTAGATTAGTTGTCCATAGTCCATCACATTGTTTCATAATAGACAAAATATTATTTTGAACTACTTTATTACTGTAATAAATATAACTATTTGATGTTTCAGTTATATTTGGCAAATCATCATCAAGGAAATATATATTATACTTATGGAGCTTTCTACACTCTTTTGCTAAGTCGAGTTCTAAATCTTCAGAGCCTCTAATAAAAATTACAACGTCAGCAAATACAATATCACTTTTATTTACTTTTAAGCTCTCTTTGAACCTAAACTCTAATAAACCCCTTTTTTCTATTTCCTGAAGAGGTTTAATGACCCCCACTGTAGCAGATGGAATTGTACTTAAACATAACGCTAATACCCTTGTTTTTCTCATGTCTGTTACCTATTCTCTATAACCATTTTGAGAACACTTATGCTCTGTTTATCAGCAATTGACTCTTTTCTAAAACCAATTCTTTTATAAAGGTTAATAGCCCTCTCGTTATTTGACAAGACCTCTAAGTAAACCGTAAATAACTTCAGTTCTTTAAAGGCAAAGTCACACAATAGCTCTGTAGCCCTTTTAGCATAACCCTTTCCTTTATAACTATCATTACCAATAATCAGCCTTCCAAATTCAGCTGATAAGTTAGCAGTATCAATGTTATATAAAGAAGCTGTACCAATAGAACAATTGTTATTCTTAACATCCTCAATTATAAAAACTAAATCATTAGTTCTTTTTAGATAGCTTTCATACCATTCCAATTGCTGTTTTACAGATATAAGACCTTTATTGATAAACCATTTTCTATTATCTTCACAGTTTCTCCATTTTCGCAAGAACTCCAAGTCATCTCTATTAATTGTACGTAGAATTAAGTTTTCATCTTTAATAAGATATTTTTTTTTCAATACCTTCACCTTCATTTATTTACTGTAATTAATAATCTTATCACTAATATAATCTACGTCTTTTTTAGTCATTTGCAGATGTAAAGGCAGAGAAAGAATTCTGCCACTTAAATAATGGGTCCGAGGACAAGTTCCATTAGCATATAGATACATCTCATACTCAGTATTATCTCTATAGTGTACTCCAGGGTAGATTTCACTTTCATTTAATGCTAATAATAACTCGTCTCTATTGTTAACCTCAATTATATATAAGTGTCTTGAAGATTCACAGCCTTCAGATACCATAACCGGTTTTATTTTATTGCTCCAATTTGCAAAGTTTTTGTCATACCAGACAGATAATTGCCTACGATATGAATTATCTTGATCTAAATATTTTAATTGCACAAGCCCTATTGCAGCCATAATTGAATTTCCATGATACTTATATCCTAGGTGTTCTACATCGTACTTCCATTTATAAGCTCCTTTAGAACTAGTCCTGCTGTATGTATCTTTATTTATACCCAACCAGGTTAGCTTTCGACAAAGCTCATCATTCTCAAAATCTTTAAAACATATCATTCCAGAATCTGCTGTTGGTAAGTTTTTTACTGCTTGAAAAGAATACACTACTACATCAGCTTCTTTACCTGGGATTTCCCCATTTAACCGTGTTCCAGCCATATGAGCAGCATCTAATATAAGTTTTAAACCATGCTTCTTGCACAGCTCAACTACTCTTGTATACTCACCTGTGTTTCCACCTATTCCCACATATAAAACTGCCTTAGTTTTGTCTGTAATTTTCTTTTCTATATCCTCTGGAGAAATACATAAACTATTGTCTATGTCAGCAAAAACAACTTTCAAATTTTCATAAGATATAGCATGATTAGTTGATATAAAGGTTAAAGGAGTAGATATTATCTCATCCAAATCTCCCCACCCGTTTTTCATTTTAAGAACTTTAATTGCAATATGCAACCCAGCAGTTGCAGAATTTAAAAAATGGGCATTTGGCAATCCTGTATATTTTTTCCATTCCTCTTCAAATTGAACAGTTTTAAAACCTAATCCAGTCCAACCTTTTTCCAAGCACTCTTTAATTTCTTGCAAACACTCATCAACCCTAAAAGTAGGCACAAAAAGCTGTAATCCCATGTTTTTCTCTCCTTAAAAAACAATTCATTTATTTATTTAACGATTTTGTTCGTTATAATTAATTCCGCAAAGACCAATTCTAATTGTTTTTCCCAATGCGGTAAGCTGATTCCAAAAACATTAAAAAGTTTAGTATTAGACAAGATAGAGTTTTTTGGCCTGGCAACATTTGATGGATAATCTTCACTTTTAATATGGTTTATTTTTACAAATCTATTGGAATGTATCAAACAGTATTTTTTTACTATTATATTTGCAAAACCATACCAGCTTGTATACCCATCAGCAGTCATATTGTAGATACCCTTATGTTTATCAAATGAATTTAAAAGACCCTGATTGCACTGTAATACTATTTGTGCAGTAGCCTCAGCTATCATTCTACTCCAGGTAGGTGAGCCTATTTGATCATCTACGACGTTAAAAAACTCTTTATCTTTTATAAGATCTAGTATTTTTAAAAAAAAATTTTTTCCTCTTATACCATAGGCCCAGCTTGTCCGAAAGATAAAATAAGGAGCTCCGCTATTTTGGATGTTTCTTTCACCCTCAAGCTTGGTTTTTCCATAGACATTTATAGGGTTTGGTTCATCTTCTTCTGTATATGGACTGTTTTTTGTTCCATCAAATACATAGTCAGTTGAATAGTGTATTATACCTGCTCCGATTTTCTTTGCTTCTTCAGCAAGAATGCCTGGTGCTATACCGTTTATTGCCATGGCTAGCTCAGGCTCTTCCTCAGCTTTATCCACAGCAGTATAGGCAGCAGCATTAACAATAAGCTGAGGCTGGACCTTTCTTACTCCAGTACGAATTGCCTTTTCATCTGTAAGATCTAGATCTTCAATATCCCAGGCAGTTATTTCACCCAGAGTAGCCATGGTTCTCTGAAGCTCCCAGCCAATCTGCCCATTTTTACCTAACAATAATATCCTCATGGTTAGTCCTCCATACTGAAGGGGCTGTTAGCTTCATCCTCATGGCGTATTTCATCAACTGCATCTTTCTTTCCCCAGCCCATGAAAAGCTTATCGGGATAATTTATCACCATACCCCTGGCGGTTTTAGATACATTCTTATAACCATGGATAATCCCAGGGGGAATTATTACTGTAATTGGATTATCTTCTCCTCCATAAAGCAGCATATAGTTTCCATATGTATCACTTTTCTCTCTGTTATCCCAGAGCTTTATTTTAAAATTGCCAGGGCCTATAAAAGAGAAGATATCAGTTTGCTCAACATGCTCATGGGGCCCCCTGCTAACACCTGGTTCTGTATATGAAACATAACTCATAATAGGATTCAAACCTTCAGGTAATTCATCCACCCTCATGGTTTCTGTTAAATAGCCTCTTTCATCTACATGTTTAACTAGCTTTTGTATTATAACTCCGCTAATTTTATCCTTTTTCCAATTTGCCATTATGCTTCTCCTTAGTTAAGATACCTTAAACAAATTGATTAAATAGTCTTTGTAATAGCAGTTACACATGCTGCTAATAATAGCTTTCAACTGGCTCTTATCAATAAAGCCCATCCGATATGCTATTTCTTCAATACATGCTATTTTTAGTCCTTGTCTTTTTTCTATAGTTGCAATGAAGTTTGCAGCATCCAGTAAGCTTTCAGGTGTTCCCGTATCCAGCCAGGCAGTCCCCCTGCCCAATAGCTCAACACTTAATTTGCCTTTTTTAAGATATTCAATGTTGACATCAGTTATTTCAAGTTCGCCTCTAGCTGATGGCTTTAAGTTTTTAGAAATTTCTACTACCTGGTTATCATAAAAGTACAGGCCTGGAACTGCATAATTAGATTTTGGATTCCTGGGTTTTTCCTCGATGCTTAATACCTTGCCAGCTTCATCAAAGTCTACAACACCATATCTCTCAGGGTCCTTTACCCAGTAACCAAAAACAATGGCACCATCATTTAAATCCCCAGCTTTTCTTAGGGTGTTGGTAAGACCATGCCCATAAAAGACATTGTCCCCTAGTATAAGACAGACATTATCGTTACCTATAAATTTTTCTCCAATAATAAAGGCTTGAGCTATTCCTTCAGGCTTTTCCTGAACTTCGTAGGAAAAATTCATACCCAATCTGCTGCCATCACCCAAAACCTCTTTATATTTTGGTGTGTCTTCTGGAGTAGATATAATTAATACATCCTTAATTCCTGCAAACATAAGAGTTGACAGCGGATAATATATCATAGGCTTGTCATAAACTGGCAGCAACTGCTTGGTTATAGCAATTGTACAAGGTTTTAATCTAGAGCCTGAGCCACCCGCTAAAATAATACCCTTCATTTTTATTACCAGCTCCTTTTTAACCGACCCTATCAGTGTAATTTAAATCCATCCATTTTTTGTATTCACCGGTTTTAATGTTTTCTATCCAATTACTATTATCCAAGTACCATCTTATGGTTTTCTTTAAACCTGTTTCAAAGGTTTCCTTGGGATACCAATTTAGTTCTCTTTGAATTTTTGAAGAATCAATGGCATATCTGAGATCATGTCCTGGTCTGTCCTTAACAAAGGTAATTAAGCTTTTAAAATCCTCAGGGCTTTTACCTGCTTCTCCAGCCAGAACCTCACATATCTTATGAACTATGTCTATGTTTGTCCATTCATTATTTCCACCAATATTGTAGGTTTCGCCAAGCTTACCCTCTTGAATAACCTTCCAAATAGCTTCGCAATGATCTGTAACATAGAGCCAATCCCGTACATTTTCCCCTGTACCATATATGGGCAGAGGTTTACCTTCTAGAGCATTTAATATCATTACTGGTATTAATTTTTCTGGGAACTGATATGGGCCATAGTTATTTGAGCAATTTGTTATCTTTATTGGAAGTCCATATGTACGAAAATACGCCCTTGCCAGATGGTCACTAGAAGCCTTTGAAGCTGAATATGGGCTGCTGGGATCATAATTTGTTTCTTCTGTAAATAAGCCTGTTTCCCCTAATGAGCCATATACCTCATCTGTACTTACATGATGAAAAATCTTACCATTTTTATTAATCCAGCTCTTTCTGCACGCCTCTAACAGGTTAAACGTGCCCACTATATTCGTATGTATAAATTCTGCCGGTCCTAATATACTCCTATCAACATGGCTTTCAGCTGCAAAATGAACAATTATATCAGGTGCATATTTTTCAAATACATCTATAACCTGATTATAGTCAGCAATATCGCACTTGATGAAGGTATAGTTAGACATATCTTCTATGTCTTTTAGATTTGAAAGATTAGCTGCATATGTAAGCTTATCAAGATTTATAAAGCTGTATTCCGGATATTTTGGTACTAACAAATTCAGAAAGTTGGATCCTATAAATCCAGCACCACCAGTTACTAGAATCCTCAAAAAATCTCCCCCTTCTCAAAAGCAAGCTAGAATCGTAACACACCATGATACCCCAGGCATCTCAAATCATAAAGAAAACTTGGCTTTCGCCAAGACTTTTGGCGCCAGCGAAAGCCTTAGTTGCACCAATAGTTCTAGCATTTTTAATGCGTAGAAATACCAGCCCCTTTGGGGCACTTATACTATCTACATTTTAAAGATATACTTTCTGATAGCGTAAAAAATTACAGACTATTTGTCATTTAATGTCTGTTCTTATTTAATCTTCTATATTATTAAATGAATTCCTGCTAAAAAACAAAAAATTTAACCAACAGTTTTTCCCATTATATCCAATGTCTTAGTAGTTCCAAGCAAAAACTACTTAACAAATACTTTGTTAAGAAAAAAGGTCAACTTAGGATTCAGGTAATCTGCAGGGGGGATGTTCTTGTTTGATTTGAAATGATATAATGTAGTTAGTTATTATCAGTTGATTTTAGTTGATAATAGTTGTATAATTATTATCGGGGTGATAGTATATGTTAAAAGGCAATGAGCTGATGACTGCTAAAGAGCTAGCTGAAGCTTTAAACCTTTCTGCGGAAACAATCTGGAGGTACACCAGGGAAAAGAAAATCCCCTATATTGAATTGGGGGCCAGACAATACCGCTATAATCTGGAGGAAGTGATTAGTAAGCTTGAGGGGCAGGTTGTGCAGGAGGAAAAGGCTCAGTATCTAACTGATACGTCAAAAAAATACACCTACCAGGACTATTTAGAACTGCCGGAGGAGCCGGGTTACCGTTTTGAAATACTTGAGGGTATGCTGGTTAAAGAACCGTCACCTAATGTCATGCACCAGAGGGTCTCCCGCAGGCTCCAGCGTATCCTGGAAGATTACTTCTGGGAGCATGATCCCCAGGGGGAAGTATTTGATGCTCCCCTTGATACGACTTTTAAAGAAATTACTGTGGTTCAGCCTGACCTGTTTTATGTTTCTGGGGAGCAAAAAGACATTATTAAAGACACCAGAGTTGACGGCCCGCCCACCCTGGTTGTGGAAATCCTTTCTCCATCAACCAGCCGCAAGGACAGGCTTATAAAAATGCGTATCTACCAGAAGGCCGGGGTCAGATATTACTGGCTTGTAGATCCTGAAGAAAAAACCATGGAGTGCTTTGCCCTAAAAGACGGCCTCTATGCCTTGATTGCTGCAGCCTTGGAAGAGGATGTTTTAGAGCATCCAGATTTTCCAGGGTTAACCATTAAGCTGGGGCCCCTGTGGGAAAATTAATCGCATAAAACATAGCGTAATAAGATCTATTAATTATACTACTTAAACTACCTTCATAGGCAAGTAAAGTTTTTGCAATTATTTCTTTTATAAATTATTTCTTTGTTCTTTAGTTAAGCTATCAACAATTACAAGAATATCTATATCAGAGTCAGGACTTTGATCATTTCTTGCATATGAACCATATAGGAATATCTTTATGTTGTTGCCAAGGTTTTTTCTCAAAATTGAACTTAATTCCGCCAATATTGTCTCAATATTTTTTTCATTATATAATTTTTAATGACTATCAATTTTGCTCAGGAAAACCTTGCCCCTCGAACTAGTGTTTGCTATAATTAATACAAACAACAGTTCGGGAGTGGTTGTCGTGGCAAAACAAAACTCAATAAATTTAATGCAATTTCAAACAATATTTAGTTCAGAAGAAGCTTGTTATAATCATTTATACCAGATGAAGTGGTCTGATGGATTTAAGTGCCCAAGATGCGGGCATTCACAAGCTTACAAGATTAAAACCCGAAAGTTTCCTTTGTATGAATGTGTTGATTGTAAACATCAAACTACTGTTACTGCTGGAACAATCTTTGAAAAAACTAGAACAGACTTACGTATCTGGTTTTTGGCAATATTTTTAGTTGCTCATGACAAGCGTGGAAACTCTGCTACTTTCCTTTCAAACCAGTTAGGTATCTGCTATCAAACCGCCTGGACAATGCTTCATAAAATCAGAAAGGCTATGGGTGAACGTGATACAAATTATACTTTAGCCGGTATTGTTGAGCTTGATGATGCTTATTTTGGTTCTCCTACTAAAGGTGGTAAACGTGGTAGAGGTACAGAACAAACTCAAGTATTAGTAGGCCTATCATTAAACTCAATAGGGCAGCCACTATATGTCAAGATGGAAATAATTCCTGACTTAAGAGGAACTACAATTAGTGATTTTGCTCAAAGAACTATTGAAGAAGGTTCTGTTATTTCCAGTGATAAGTATCGTTCATATAACGTACTAGCTGCTGATCCTAAATATGAGCATAAACCAAAGATATTTAACCCAAAAGAAGATTCCGAGCATCTTAAGTGGCTTCATACTATTATTTCAAACGCAAAAGCTTTTGTAGCAGGTACCTACCATGGACTAGGAACAAAGCATTTGCAGGCCTACTTAAACGAATTTTGTTATCGCTTTAATAGAAGAATGTTTAAAGGTGAATTATTTAATAGATTGGTAAAAGCCTGCGTTTCTGTTTCAACGATTACTTATCCTGAGCTAGTTGGATAATCATTTAATTTTTTAAAAAACAACTAAAGGTGGTTGGAAATGGACCTGATTTTCACTGAAGACTGTCTTAGGTATAAAGCTAAAGGGCACCCAGAAAGTCCTGAAAGGATTAAAGCTGCTTACGAGTTTTTATTTGACAAGTTTAATATCCTAACCCCGGAACTAGCAAATGAAAAGGATCTTTTACTTGTACATGATGCCAGACTAGTAAAAATAATAAAAAGCGGCAAGTTTTATGACATAAATAGTCCAAATTACGAGAATCTATACTATTATGCTGCCCTTTCTGCAGGCGGTGCAATTAAGGCCCAGGAGGTACAAGGATTCAGTCTAATGCGCCCACCCGGACACCATGCAGGCAAAAACTTTTTGGGAGGATTTTGCTATTTTAACAATCTAGCTGTAGCTGTAAAAAAGTCAGGTTTGAAAACACTTATTGTTGATATTGATGCACACCATGGCAATGGTACAGAAGATATTTTTTATGGCGATAAACAAGTTGTTTTTATATCCCTGCACCACGCAGGGATATTTCCAGGCAGCGGAAATTATTCGCTTTTAAATATACTAAATTTTCCATTGGCAAGACGCTGTGGTGATAAAACATATATTAAAACCCTTGCTGAGGCCCTGGATTATGTGTCTGACGAAAATTTTGAACAGCTTGCCATTTCGGCAGGGTTTGATGGTCACGAGAGAGATCCTTTAGCCTCTCTAGGATTGACTACTTCTGCCTATGAGAAGATTGGAAGTATGCTGACCAGACTTAATCTGCCCACCTTTGCTGTTTTGGAAGGAGGCTATGCAGTAAATGATTTAAAGCATAATATTCTAGCTTTTATTAGAGGCTTTAAATCTGGCAAAATATAAACACTTTAATGTCAATCCCCAAAGGACAGGCCTATCTCTCTGCATGTCTTGACTAATGGGTCATCTATAGGTACCAGGCGGACCCCCTTGACTTGTTCTAAAGGGATGCTGGTAATCTTATTTTCTCTAAGCACCACCATTTCACCAAATCTGCCTTTAGCAGCTAGCTCTGCTGCCCTGGCTCCCAGCTGGGTGGCAAAGACCCTGTCAAAGCTGTTGGGAGAACCTCCCCTCTGCAGGTGACCTAGAATTGTAGCCCTGGATTCTATCCCAGTGTATTCTTCAATAACCCTGGCCAGCCAGCTGCTGACACCGCCAAGTCTTGGAACGTTGAAAATATCCATGCCTATTCCTTCCCTGACAATCTGCTCGCCAGAGAGGGTTTTAATTCCTTCAGAAACTATGATCAAGCTAAAGCTTTTGCCCCTTGCTATCCTTTCCTGTATGGTTTTGTTGATGGATTCAAGATTATAGGGAATCTCTGGTATGAGTATGATATCTGCCCCGCCGGCAGCACCCCCATGGAGGGCTATCCAGCCGGCATCCCTGCCCATTACTTCTAATATCATGACCCTGTGGTGAGATTCTGCTGTGGTATGGAGCCTGTCCAGGGCATCTGTTGCAATATCAACTGCACTGTTAAAGCCGAAGGTCATTTCCGTTCCTACAATGTCATTGTCTATTGTCTTGGGTACCCCTATCACCTTAATATCAGTACTGGCAGATATCTGGTTGGCAAGCCTCATGGAGCCATCCCCTCCAATGACAACCAGACAGTCAAGCTTTAAAGCATGATAGTTTTCATTCATTGTCCCTGACATGTCTAGATAAACCTCTTTGCCGTCAACAATCTGCTTGAATTTAAAAGGGTTGTCCCTGTTGGTTGTGCCCAGGATGGTACCACCCCTGGATAGTATTCCTGATACACTCTCATGGTTTAAAACAATATATCGGTTTTCAATAAGGCCTTTAAAACCATCTTTAAAACCAAATATTTCATGGCCTCGACCAATACCCGAGCGTGTAATGGCTCTAATAACTGCATTTAATCCGGGACAATCCCCTCCACCTGTTAAGACTCCTATACGCATTGTAAGACCCCTTTCTTTTTTTACTTGCTTTACACCTTTACTTGCTTTAAACCCTAAAGCCTATTTTTTGCTAGTAAAATAGTATTTGGGCTTCTTGCAGCAGCATGGATTAATAATTAGCTACATTTTACCACTCTTGCGGCTATAGTTCTATGAAATAACTTCAAAAGGGAAGAATTTCAAAAACTATGCTGCATTATAGTATTAACAGCTATTTTTTACGGCTTCAACTTATAATGGCAAGCCTTTTGATGCTTAAGGAGTTTATTGATTGAGGCCATATGGTATAATTTATGTGAATAAAATAAATTACATGGGGAGGTCACTATGAAAAAAATAGGTTTTATTGGTCTAGGGACCATGGGCCTGCCAATGGCAAACAATCTTTTAAAAGCAGGTTATGAACTTATAGTGTATAATCGTTCAATGGACAGGGTGAAACTGTTAGAAGGTGAGCTGGTTACAGCAGCTGATACTCCTGCCGAAGCAGCTGCCAGAAGTGAGGTGGTTTTTACAATGCTTTCCGCAGACAAGGCTGTAGAAGAGATTGTCCTGGGCAGGGATGGCGTCATAGAAGGAGCAGCTTCAGGATTGATAGTTGTAGACTGCACCACCATCAATCCCGCCACGTCAAAAAAACTGGCTCAAGTCCTGGCTCATAAAGGCATGGAGTTTTTAGACGCTCCTGTTACAGGCAGTGAACCCCATGCCGTTAAGGGTGTATTGACCTTCATGGTTGGCGGGAACAAAGAAATCTTTGATAAGTGCTTCCCTTTGTTTGAGGTCATGGGACAAAAGGCTGTACATGTGGGGGATCATGGAACAGGTTCAACTGCAAAGCTGGCAAATAATCTTATTGCTGTAGTCAATATGCTTGCTCTTGCTGAGGGAGTTACCATGGCAGCAAAAGCAGGCATAAATCCAGAAACATTTATGAAGGTTATACAAGGTGGTGGAGCAGGCAGCGGCATGGCT of the Desulfitibacter alkalitolerans DSM 16504 genome contains:
- a CDS encoding IS1595 family transposase; this encodes MAKQNSINLMQFQTIFSSEEACYNHLYQMKWSDGFKCPRCGHSQAYKIKTRKFPLYECVDCKHQTTVTAGTIFEKTRTDLRIWFLAIFLVAHDKRGNSATFLSNQLGICYQTAWTMLHKIRKAMGERDTNYTLAGIVELDDAYFGSPTKGGKRGRGTEQTQVLVGLSLNSIGQPLYVKMEIIPDLRGTTISDFAQRTIEEGSVISSDKYRSYNVLAADPKYEHKPKIFNPKEDSEHLKWLHTIISNAKAFVAGTYHGLGTKHLQAYLNEFCYRFNRRMFKGELFNRLVKACVSVSTITYPELVG
- a CDS encoding histone deacetylase family protein, whose translation is MDLIFTEDCLRYKAKGHPESPERIKAAYEFLFDKFNILTPELANEKDLLLVHDARLVKIIKSGKFYDINSPNYENLYYYAALSAGGAIKAQEVQGFSLMRPPGHHAGKNFLGGFCYFNNLAVAVKKSGLKTLIVDIDAHHGNGTEDIFYGDKQVVFISLHHAGIFPGSGNYSLLNILNFPLARRCGDKTYIKTLAEALDYVSDENFEQLAISAGFDGHERDPLASLGLTTSAYEKIGSMLTRLNLPTFAVLEGGYAVNDLKHNILAFIRGFKSGKI
- a CDS encoding 6-phosphofructokinase yields the protein MRIGVLTGGGDCPGLNAVIRAITRSGIGRGHEIFGFKDGFKGLIENRYIVLNHESVSGILSRGGTILGTTNRDNPFKFKQIVDGKEVYLDMSGTMNENYHALKLDCLVVIGGDGSMRLANQISASTDIKVIGVPKTIDNDIVGTEMTFGFNSAVDIATDALDRLHTTAESHHRVMILEVMGRDAGWIALHGGAAGGADIILIPEIPYNLESINKTIQERIARGKSFSLIIVSEGIKTLSGEQIVREGIGMDIFNVPRLGGVSSWLARVIEEYTGIESRATILGHLQRGGSPNSFDRVFATQLGARAAELAAKGRFGEMVVLRENKITSIPLEQVKGVRLVPIDDPLVKTCREIGLSFGD